ATGAAGCACGGGACCCGGCTGTTACTGGAAACTCCCGAAGAGATGCTGGCACTGGGACAACGCCTGGGTGCAATCCTTTTCGACGGGGCGGTTATCGGGTTGTCAGGCCCTCTGGGAGCCGGGAAGACAACCCTGGCAAGAGGTATTGCTGATGGGATGAGGATCGATGACGGATACGTCGTCTCCAGCCCGACCTACACCATTATGCAGAGTTACCCTTGCCTGGAGCGTGAACTTCACCACATGGACCTCTACAGGATAACGAATTCTGACGATCTTGATTCTACAGGATACAGGGACCATGTCGGGGGGAACGCTGTCTTCATTGTGGAGTGGCCAGAGAGGGAACCATCGGTTCTGACCTCGGAGCACCTCATCGTAAATATTGATTACCGGGAAAAGGGCAGGGACGTCACATTTGTCCCGTCGGGCGATCTTTACGAAGAGTTGGCGAAACGGGTTGTGGGTGTGTTTAGCTTAAACTGCTCGACACGGAGACACGGAGACACGGAGTGAAATACGCTGCGTCACCGCGTCATTTCTTTTCCCTGCGTCATAATTGACACCGTTCAGAGCCGGTGCTATGAGAAGCGATTGCTGCTGCGGGTTATAAACATTTGGAACCCGGAACCCTAAACTCTAAACGGGAATATTGACATGGAAGAATTTTATCGGATCGAAAGACTGCCGCCATACGTATTTAACATCGTCAATGAGCAAAAATACAAGGCGAGAGTGCGTGGCGAGGATATCGTGGATTTCGGTATGGGTAATCCAGATTTGCCGACCCCCAAACACATTGTGGATAAACTGATTTCCGCCGCCAGTGATCCGAGGAACCACCGCTACTCGGTGTCCAGAGGTATCGGGAGGCTGCGTGGGGCAATGGCCGACTGGTACAAACGCCGCTACGATGTGGATCTGGATCCGGAAAGTGAAGTGGTGGCCACCATAGGTTCCAAGGAAGGTATCTCCCATCTCGTCTTGGCTGTAGCGGCTCCAGGTGACGTTGTCATGGTGCCTGATCCCTGTTACCCGATCCATTTCTACAGTGCAGTCATCGCTAATGCGGATGTTCGCAGTGTTCCCCTTATGGACGATGAGGATGAATTTTTAGCGCGTATCGAGAGTGCCGTAAAAAGCCTTTGGCCCAGGCCAAAAATGCTGGTGCTCAACTACCCGAACAACCCGACCACCAAGGTCGTGAACCTTTCCTTTTTTGAGAAGGTCGTAGAACTTGCCCGTGAATACAAATTTTATGTTGTCCATGATCTGGCTTACGCTGACCTGGTCTTTGACGGTTACGAAGCTCCCAGCTTTCTTCAGGCCCCGGGAGCCAAGGATGTGGGTGTGGAGATATTCACCCTTTCGAAGAGCTACAACATGCCAGGGTGGAGAGTCGGGTTCGTGGCTGGCAACCCGAAACTTGTGGGAGCACTGGTCAGGATCAAGAGCTACCTGGATTATGGAATGTTCCAGCCTATTCAAATCGCCTCCATTATAGCTCTCAATGGTCCCGATGACTGTGTCAGGGAGATCGTGGATACGTACAAGAACCGCAGAGACTTCCTGGTTTCCGGGCTTAACAGGATCGGGTGGGAGGTTGAGACGCCCAAGGCGACCATGTTCCTCTGGGCTCCCATTCCCGAACAGTACAGGGAAATGGGTAGTCTGGAGTTCTCCCTCATGGCAATGGAAAAGACCAAGGTTGCAGTAGCCCCTGGCATCGGTTTTGGTGAAGGAGGAGACGGGTTCGTTCGGTTCGCACTGGTCGAGAACGAACATCGCACCAAACAGGCGATAAAAGGCCTTAAAACGCTTTTCGAATAGTTTTTGTTATTCACCAGATGCA
The nucleotide sequence above comes from bacterium. Encoded proteins:
- the tsaE gene encoding tRNA (adenosine(37)-N6)-threonylcarbamoyltransferase complex ATPase subunit type 1 TsaE: MKHGTRLLLETPEEMLALGQRLGAILFDGAVIGLSGPLGAGKTTLARGIADGMRIDDGYVVSSPTYTIMQSYPCLERELHHMDLYRITNSDDLDSTGYRDHVGGNAVFIVEWPEREPSVLTSEHLIVNIDYREKGRDVTFVPSGDLYEELAKRVVGVFSLNCSTRRHGDTE
- the alaC gene encoding alanine transaminase; translation: MEEFYRIERLPPYVFNIVNEQKYKARVRGEDIVDFGMGNPDLPTPKHIVDKLISAASDPRNHRYSVSRGIGRLRGAMADWYKRRYDVDLDPESEVVATIGSKEGISHLVLAVAAPGDVVMVPDPCYPIHFYSAVIANADVRSVPLMDDEDEFLARIESAVKSLWPRPKMLVLNYPNNPTTKVVNLSFFEKVVELAREYKFYVVHDLAYADLVFDGYEAPSFLQAPGAKDVGVEIFTLSKSYNMPGWRVGFVAGNPKLVGALVRIKSYLDYGMFQPIQIASIIALNGPDDCVREIVDTYKNRRDFLVSGLNRIGWEVETPKATMFLWAPIPEQYREMGSLEFSLMAMEKTKVAVAPGIGFGEGGDGFVRFALVENEHRTKQAIKGLKTLFE